A single window of Oceanidesulfovibrio indonesiensis DNA harbors:
- a CDS encoding efflux RND transporter periplasmic adaptor subunit, which yields MIKKLIVAAIVMLFLIILGVMTLNGVASNDDAQQGESSKAKQPPTVEIIEAATSSISKSLEVTGSVEPYRIARLASPAEGPVLDIRVREGELVKSNEPLLSIGRKSGVDALIVSMREELKKEEEDLRRARKLIQDGVIPEEQLDQARADYEKARAQLVQAEETARDYTIHAPWDGVVTKLLVKEGEFVAPRAVLLEMYDPSSLVIRAAIPESRAADTTADMRVEVLLDAYPQSKFQGRVGRIYPYLDAQLRTRTVEIVLDKPVNLLPGMFARLKMLLHTADNAVVLPLEAVVQSPKGQVVFILEEGCAVRRPVEIGIEEGNRVQVVSGVKPGDKVISAGNGKLKNGAAVRLAGSGGPAPGMGQGKDKGKGQGKGKMAGKAEDGNSTRHAADVSPAAGVSQ from the coding sequence ATGATTAAAAAATTGATTGTTGCAGCAATCGTGATGCTGTTTCTCATTATACTGGGGGTCATGACGCTGAACGGCGTTGCTTCTAATGATGATGCGCAGCAAGGAGAATCTTCCAAAGCAAAACAACCCCCAACGGTGGAGATCATCGAGGCTGCGACATCATCAATTTCGAAAAGCCTGGAGGTAACGGGATCGGTCGAGCCTTATCGCATAGCCCGACTTGCATCGCCTGCCGAAGGCCCAGTGCTCGACATACGGGTGCGTGAAGGAGAACTCGTAAAATCCAATGAGCCATTGCTTTCTATTGGTCGAAAAAGCGGCGTGGATGCGCTGATCGTTTCGATGCGCGAGGAACTGAAGAAGGAAGAGGAGGACCTGCGCAGGGCACGGAAACTGATCCAAGATGGCGTTATCCCCGAGGAGCAACTGGATCAGGCCAGGGCCGACTACGAAAAAGCCCGGGCTCAACTGGTTCAGGCCGAAGAAACAGCCCGGGATTATACGATTCATGCACCTTGGGACGGGGTGGTCACCAAACTGCTCGTCAAGGAAGGAGAGTTTGTCGCTCCACGGGCCGTGTTGCTGGAAATGTACGATCCCTCCAGCTTGGTCATTCGCGCTGCTATCCCTGAGAGTCGTGCAGCCGATACGACCGCTGACATGCGGGTCGAAGTTCTTTTGGATGCGTATCCCCAATCAAAGTTTCAGGGACGGGTCGGTCGGATCTATCCGTATCTCGATGCGCAATTGCGCACCCGTACTGTTGAGATAGTGCTGGACAAGCCAGTCAATCTTCTTCCGGGGATGTTTGCCCGGCTCAAAATGCTCCTGCATACCGCAGACAACGCTGTAGTCCTGCCGCTGGAGGCAGTGGTGCAGAGTCCAAAGGGGCAGGTCGTATTCATCCTTGAAGAAGGATGCGCCGTCAGACGGCCTGTAGAGATCGGCATCGAGGAAGGAAACCGCGTCCAAGTCGTCTCGGGAGTCAAGCCAGGAGATAAGGTCATTTCCGCCGGGAACGGAAAGCTCAAGAACGGTGCAGCGGTGCGCCTTGCAGGGAGCGGCGGTCCTGCTCCTGGCATGGGGCAAGGAAAGGACAAGGGGAAAGGTCAAGGCAAAGGAAAAATGGCTGGGAAAGCAGAGGACGGCAACTCGACCCGGCATGCTGCTGATGTGTCCCCGGCGGCAGGCGTTTCACAATGA
- a CDS encoding TOBE domain-containing protein, which translates to MSSSARNNVYLDTIQLGMLERAFRKWVDASPRKDVRLSRRRILFIFLLIRYTGAKLNEILSLNPFEDIDPESHSIRFRATDDGVKSSRIIQISESLSQELTRSLEDTAFKDSLRNLFDIDPAFVRRKFYERAKHCGFDKRLGSPEMIRKARAVELVQGNLPIPAVQMMLGQTAVTNAVSHYSFSEQDLQQITRLFMERESDRRTSARNAFFGKIKSIEKGDVQARIDLQTIDNHSVTTIITRNSLERLALDVGNLVTAEVKAPYVMLQHGSKEPSSSADNIFEGTVVRISEGRISTEYVVRISDNAELCSVVSSVSGSRLDLAIGDRVWALFSCFAVILHV; encoded by the coding sequence ATGTCGTCCTCCGCCAGAAACAATGTATATCTCGATACAATTCAGTTGGGTATGCTGGAGAGAGCTTTCCGGAAGTGGGTTGATGCGTCTCCTCGCAAAGATGTCCGCCTGTCGAGGCGGAGAATTCTCTTTATTTTCCTTCTGATTCGATACACAGGGGCCAAGCTCAACGAGATCCTGTCTCTGAATCCCTTTGAGGACATCGACCCGGAAAGTCACAGTATCCGATTCCGTGCAACGGATGATGGCGTAAAATCATCAAGAATCATTCAAATTTCGGAGAGTTTGTCCCAGGAGCTCACCAGGTCGTTGGAGGACACCGCCTTCAAGGATTCGCTACGGAACCTCTTTGATATCGATCCGGCTTTTGTTCGTCGCAAATTTTATGAGCGGGCAAAGCACTGCGGGTTCGACAAGCGCTTGGGAAGTCCTGAGATGATCCGCAAGGCTCGAGCTGTGGAGCTTGTGCAGGGCAACTTGCCCATTCCGGCTGTCCAGATGATGCTGGGACAAACGGCAGTAACCAACGCGGTATCGCACTACTCTTTTTCTGAGCAAGACTTGCAGCAGATAACCAGACTGTTCATGGAAAGGGAGTCAGACAGAAGGACCAGTGCTCGTAATGCTTTCTTCGGGAAAATCAAATCGATAGAGAAAGGAGATGTTCAAGCGCGCATTGATCTCCAGACTATAGATAACCACTCAGTGACAACGATCATTACAAGGAATAGCCTGGAAAGGCTGGCGTTGGATGTTGGAAATCTGGTTACTGCAGAGGTGAAAGCTCCCTATGTGATGTTGCAGCACGGAAGCAAAGAACCATCGTCCAGTGCGGACAACATATTCGAAGGCACAGTCGTTCGTATCTCGGAAGGCAGAATAAGCACGGAATACGTTGTCCGAATTTCTGATAACGCTGAACTCTGTTCGGTTGTGTCTTCAGTCAGTGGATCCAGGCTCGATCTTGCAATTGGAGATCGTGTATGGGCTTTGTTCAGTTGTTTTGCTGTAATACTACATGTATGA
- a CDS encoding sulfite exporter TauE/SafE family protein, giving the protein MLFQAAGITVDPWLPPLIAFLISFFTSMAGVSGAFLLLPFQMSFLGFTNPSVSATNHLFNIIAIPSGVYRYLKEGRMVWPLTWIVILGTLPGVLLGAVVRIEYLPDPKNFKLFAAAVLIFIGVRMLYDMLGNGSGSRDKSSAEVKFQKQAKKQQTQTETDSSSTPTVHIERFSLREISFSFYGDRFSVKTLGIFILSFVVGIVGGIYGIGGGSIIAPFFVAFYHLPVYIVAGAALMGTFVTSVAGVIFFQAIAPIYPDMSVAPDWALGTLFGLGGMAGMYLGARCQKHVPAKAIKWLLIAIVMFTAVKYVAEYLGL; this is encoded by the coding sequence ATGCTCTTCCAAGCAGCAGGCATCACGGTCGATCCGTGGCTACCGCCTCTGATCGCCTTCTTGATTTCCTTCTTTACTTCGATGGCCGGAGTTTCAGGTGCGTTTTTGCTCCTCCCTTTTCAAATGAGCTTTCTCGGCTTCACAAACCCCTCGGTCAGCGCCACGAATCATCTATTCAACATCATCGCGATCCCAAGTGGAGTCTACCGCTACCTGAAAGAAGGCCGAATGGTCTGGCCGCTGACGTGGATCGTGATACTCGGAACGCTGCCGGGCGTGCTTCTGGGAGCTGTCGTGAGGATCGAATATCTTCCTGATCCTAAAAATTTCAAGCTGTTCGCCGCCGCCGTGCTCATCTTCATCGGAGTCCGGATGCTATACGACATGCTTGGCAATGGATCGGGCTCGCGAGATAAATCCTCGGCCGAGGTAAAGTTTCAGAAGCAGGCGAAAAAGCAGCAGACGCAAACCGAGACAGATTCCAGCAGCACTCCCACAGTGCACATCGAGCGCTTCTCGCTCAGAGAAATCTCTTTCAGCTTCTATGGCGACAGATTCTCGGTCAAAACTCTGGGCATATTCATCCTGAGTTTCGTTGTCGGCATTGTTGGCGGTATTTACGGCATTGGCGGCGGTTCCATCATCGCGCCGTTCTTTGTCGCCTTCTATCATCTGCCTGTATACATCGTTGCTGGAGCGGCCCTGATGGGCACATTCGTCACTTCCGTTGCGGGAGTGATTTTCTTTCAGGCCATCGCACCAATCTACCCGGACATGTCGGTGGCCCCTGACTGGGCTCTCGGAACCCTGTTCGGATTAGGCGGCATGGCAGGAATGTACTTGGGAGCTCGCTGCCAGAAGCATGTGCCGGCAAAGGCCATCAAGTGGCTGTTGATCGCCATTGTTATGTTCACTGCGGTCAAATATGTAGCCGAGTATCTGGGATTATAA
- a CDS encoding RNA polymerase sigma factor, translating into MEATGKGDLKAFEEIVRRYQHWAWGIAIRFLGDECEAADIVQEGFIRLLRSSRHYKRTATLKTYFHTIITRLCLDRAKKKHPIYTENLPDVPDSRPGSPESLMHLEEAAQVRRALDSLPPNQRMAIVLRYYEELSYEEIASALGTTRKAVERLLARGRARLRSDLGDRDDFL; encoded by the coding sequence ATGGAGGCAACCGGCAAGGGTGATCTCAAAGCATTTGAAGAGATTGTCCGTAGATATCAGCATTGGGCCTGGGGAATAGCGATTCGTTTTCTGGGCGATGAATGCGAAGCAGCCGATATCGTTCAGGAAGGATTCATCAGGTTACTGCGCTCTTCCAGACATTATAAACGCACAGCAACGCTCAAAACATATTTCCATACGATCATCACCCGGCTTTGCCTCGACAGAGCCAAGAAGAAACATCCCATCTACACTGAAAATCTACCGGACGTCCCCGATTCAAGGCCTGGTTCTCCAGAATCCTTGATGCATCTAGAAGAGGCCGCGCAAGTGCGGCGGGCCCTCGACTCCCTGCCTCCCAACCAGCGCATGGCTATCGTGCTCCGCTATTACGAGGAGCTGAGTTACGAGGAAATTGCATCCGCTCTGGGGACCACACGCAAGGCCGTAGAACGACTCCTTGCCAGGGGACGCGCCCGGCTTCGATCCGATCTCGGCGATCGTGACGATTTTCTTTGA
- a CDS encoding efflux RND transporter permease subunit, whose amino-acid sequence MKITHYAVHRRLATSAIVIALMVLGFYGLWQLPVDYLPNITYPLVKVQIKWQGATPEDIDTEIADPVERLMATVDRLDYLESSSIEGQYNLNVYFEYGANVDIAFQDVLAALTRAQQQLPDDIEAPYVYKADPSQLPVMQLTVSSDRWRLVELRDWADNWLQDRILAVQGVAGTEIVGGLEREIRVLLDPVSLEKHKLSLDSIINRIASENIERTGGRVTVGPKEIIARTVGEYENLDDIRTVVVAGEGHQKVYLRDIADVVDGHEDPRIVTRFNREETVKVSVLKEAEANTVQTAESVSRLLGKLEPELPLGLKLDYVEDQAVYVKQALNGVKNAAIAAAVLLIVVVYLFLGSVRQVLIMAITLPLTLVLNFGLMELAGFSLNIFSLGGLVVALGVVLDNSIVVVENISRLRRENLDQGAAVHAVEGTNEVGSALIAATLSFLALFVPFLLVPGLTSLLFRELILVIAGIVVISLLVAVSVTPMLTAIFFGGRRQRRVGWFERIFATLTEGYGWVLTRVLSWRWIIAPVFLFAVGAAVILAGRLGGEFLPLIDDGRIMVKVKMPTGTAVSETDRALRRIEERLADDPLIQSAFTLAGGYVKGLTTFEVANEGQLDIQLVPKAERDVSTEEYVARLRKIVAGLQPAGGKAMAKQMPIKGIHGMRASDLVVQVRGEDMETLGSIAQRTVQKINELGRFHNVFVSMDLSKPEYQVRVDRVKAAELGVSVADVASALRSLITGAVATRFHDAGEYYDIRLLVAEERMTAREDVENLVLTCAQGYPLRLRDITIVEPGTGPVEIIRENQIKQVSVEADIAGDDLAGAVRELRAALAEIERPIGYDFDFGGSAELMSEMKETLLAVLAFALFFSFIVLTVQFNSLKLPGLILGSVPVCLSGVVFLMYATHLPLGATVIIGVLVVVAATVNDGVLLLTYAREIQGQRAWEASRAVVEAAKIRLRPRVMTTVTTMMGFVPLAMNLEEGGDMLQPMAVAAIGGLGMEMLVALFLMPCLYVMTSNRNELQPAISSV is encoded by the coding sequence ATGAAGATAACCCACTACGCCGTCCACCGCAGGCTGGCTACGAGCGCCATCGTCATCGCCCTGATGGTTCTGGGATTTTACGGCCTGTGGCAGCTTCCAGTCGATTATCTTCCGAACATCACCTATCCGCTCGTTAAGGTTCAGATCAAGTGGCAAGGCGCAACGCCTGAGGACATCGACACGGAAATCGCCGATCCTGTCGAGCGTCTCATGGCCACAGTGGATCGGCTGGACTACCTGGAGTCTTCATCCATTGAAGGCCAATACAACCTGAATGTGTATTTCGAATACGGCGCTAACGTGGATATCGCCTTTCAGGACGTTCTTGCTGCCCTTACTCGCGCACAGCAACAGTTACCCGACGACATCGAGGCGCCATACGTCTACAAGGCCGACCCCTCACAGCTTCCAGTCATGCAATTGACCGTGAGCTCTGATCGCTGGAGGCTGGTCGAGCTTCGGGATTGGGCCGACAACTGGTTGCAGGATCGCATTCTGGCTGTTCAGGGAGTGGCTGGGACTGAAATAGTCGGCGGACTTGAGCGAGAGATTCGTGTCTTGCTCGACCCGGTATCCTTGGAAAAGCACAAGCTTTCCCTCGATTCGATCATCAACCGGATCGCGAGCGAGAATATTGAACGTACAGGCGGCCGTGTCACAGTTGGTCCAAAGGAAATCATCGCTCGCACGGTGGGCGAATATGAAAACCTCGATGACATTCGCACGGTGGTCGTGGCCGGGGAAGGGCACCAGAAGGTTTATCTGCGGGACATCGCCGATGTGGTCGACGGGCATGAAGACCCACGGATCGTTACAAGATTCAACAGGGAAGAGACGGTCAAGGTTTCGGTGCTGAAGGAGGCCGAGGCCAATACCGTGCAGACGGCGGAATCGGTGAGCCGGCTTCTGGGTAAACTGGAGCCGGAGCTGCCGCTGGGCTTGAAGCTCGACTATGTGGAAGATCAGGCGGTTTACGTCAAGCAGGCGCTCAACGGCGTGAAGAATGCAGCCATAGCCGCCGCAGTGCTGCTCATAGTCGTGGTTTACCTGTTTCTGGGAAGCGTCAGGCAAGTCCTGATCATGGCAATCACCTTACCACTGACGCTTGTGCTCAATTTCGGCTTGATGGAGCTCGCCGGCTTCTCTCTCAATATCTTTTCTCTGGGTGGCCTTGTGGTCGCACTTGGCGTGGTCTTGGACAACTCGATCGTCGTGGTCGAGAACATTTCCCGGCTGCGGCGAGAGAACCTGGATCAAGGTGCGGCTGTTCACGCTGTTGAAGGAACGAATGAAGTGGGATCAGCCCTCATTGCAGCGACCCTTTCGTTTCTGGCTCTGTTCGTACCGTTTTTGCTCGTTCCGGGTTTGACGAGCCTGCTGTTCCGCGAGCTCATTCTGGTGATTGCCGGCATCGTGGTCATAAGCCTGTTGGTCGCCGTATCAGTAACGCCGATGCTTACTGCGATTTTTTTCGGCGGGCGCCGCCAGCGTAGGGTCGGATGGTTCGAACGTATCTTTGCCACGTTGACCGAAGGTTATGGCTGGGTGTTGACCCGGGTGCTCTCCTGGCGCTGGATCATCGCGCCGGTGTTCCTGTTCGCGGTCGGCGCGGCGGTTATCCTTGCCGGACGGCTTGGAGGCGAGTTCCTGCCGCTGATCGACGATGGGCGGATCATGGTCAAGGTCAAGATGCCGACAGGCACCGCCGTTAGCGAAACCGACCGCGCGTTGCGAAGGATAGAAGAACGCCTGGCGGATGATCCGCTGATCCAGAGTGCCTTCACCCTTGCAGGGGGATACGTGAAGGGGCTCACCACATTCGAGGTCGCCAATGAGGGCCAGCTGGACATCCAACTCGTTCCCAAAGCCGAGCGGGATGTCAGCACCGAAGAGTACGTGGCTCGGCTTCGCAAGATCGTCGCCGGTCTGCAGCCCGCGGGCGGCAAGGCCATGGCCAAGCAGATGCCCATCAAGGGAATCCATGGAATGCGAGCCTCTGACCTGGTGGTTCAGGTTCGCGGGGAAGACATGGAGACGCTCGGGAGTATAGCTCAACGCACGGTGCAGAAAATCAATGAACTGGGCCGATTTCACAATGTATTTGTATCCATGGATCTGTCGAAGCCGGAATACCAGGTCAGGGTGGATCGCGTTAAGGCGGCCGAGCTTGGGGTTTCGGTCGCGGATGTCGCCTCAGCCTTGCGTTCACTGATCACTGGTGCTGTGGCGACGCGTTTCCACGATGCCGGGGAGTACTACGATATCCGGCTGCTGGTCGCGGAAGAGCGCATGACCGCCCGCGAGGATGTGGAGAATCTAGTCCTTACCTGCGCTCAGGGATATCCCCTCCGTCTGCGGGATATAACCATCGTGGAGCCAGGAACGGGGCCGGTGGAAATCATACGGGAAAACCAGATCAAGCAGGTCTCAGTTGAAGCGGATATCGCCGGCGACGATTTGGCAGGCGCGGTCAGAGAATTGCGGGCGGCGCTCGCGGAGATCGAGCGGCCGATCGGCTATGATTTCGACTTCGGCGGCAGCGCCGAATTGATGTCTGAGATGAAGGAAACCTTGCTGGCAGTGCTCGCGTTCGCCCTCTTTTTTTCGTTCATAGTTCTCACTGTGCAGTTCAACAGCCTCAAGCTGCCTGGTTTGATTTTGGGCAGTGTTCCGGTCTGTTTGTCCGGGGTCGTGTTCCTCATGTACGCGACGCATCTGCCGCTTGGCGCCACGGTCATTATTGGCGTGCTGGTCGTCGTGGCCGCGACGGTCAATGATGGTGTCCTGTTACTGACGTATGCGCGCGAGATTCAAGGACAGAGGGCATGGGAAGCCAGTCGGGCTGTAGTGGAAGCTGCAAAAATCCGGTTGCGTCCCCGAGTCATGACGACGGTCACTACCATGATGGGGTTCGTTCCCCTCGCGATGAACCTGGAAGAAGGCGGAGACATGCTGCAGCCTATGGCCGTCGCGGCTATCGGGGGATTGGGAATGGAAATGCTGGTGGCTCTGTTCCTGATGCCGTGCCTATATGTTATGACATCCAACAGAAATGAACTGCAACCTGCTATTTCTTCCGTCTGA
- a CDS encoding Spy/CpxP family protein refolding chaperone: MRKFLIALSVGLNIAFITLWALHAYPTGNAAHIDSLYGPAHTQAPSLLHRSVNATPEQWRAIEPHVRDFQEAARSTREDMKELRRKMLHLLAEPVVDEKAIHSTKQEILAHQERMKNLVINFLLKEKEILEPEQFKALLDAIQRRCNSCGDNEGPGMMSRVLGNDAP; the protein is encoded by the coding sequence TTGAGAAAATTTCTTATCGCGCTGTCAGTCGGACTGAATATTGCGTTCATCACTCTTTGGGCTTTGCATGCGTATCCAACTGGAAATGCGGCACATATCGATTCATTATACGGGCCTGCACACACCCAGGCGCCTTCTTTGTTGCATCGGAGCGTCAATGCCACGCCGGAGCAATGGAGAGCGATCGAACCTCATGTTCGAGATTTTCAGGAAGCCGCCCGCAGTACTCGCGAAGACATGAAAGAACTTCGCAGAAAAATGCTTCATCTTCTGGCTGAGCCTGTTGTCGACGAGAAGGCCATACACTCTACGAAACAAGAGATTCTCGCGCACCAGGAGCGGATGAAAAATCTGGTGATCAACTTTTTGCTCAAGGAAAAAGAAATACTCGAACCAGAACAGTTCAAGGCTTTGCTGGACGCAATTCAGCGCCGTTGCAACAGCTGTGGGGATAATGAAGGGCCAGGCATGATGAGCCGTGTTCTCGGGAACGATGCTCCATAA
- a CDS encoding zf-HC2 domain-containing protein: protein MAMCRKYQKRLGAYLDGELSERERAAIERHLSVCSSCRASMESMKRLAPIMKQLGPAPIPPYLSSRILAEAYAEAEKPKTRFMKKWPESFSPRVWGLEGLTTTALVLGLVLGGFLGWSSFQQDDPITIDKPYDRSAEILYGFDFLSATPQGTIEAATLALLENERGL from the coding sequence ATGGCGATGTGTCGGAAATACCAAAAGCGCCTGGGGGCGTATTTGGATGGAGAGCTCTCGGAACGGGAGCGAGCAGCCATCGAACGTCATCTTTCCGTGTGCAGTTCGTGTCGTGCTTCTATGGAAAGCATGAAGCGTCTGGCGCCTATCATGAAGCAGTTGGGTCCTGCTCCGATACCGCCATATTTGTCCTCTCGAATACTGGCGGAAGCATATGCCGAAGCCGAAAAGCCGAAGACAAGGTTCATGAAAAAGTGGCCGGAATCCTTCTCGCCACGGGTTTGGGGGCTTGAAGGGCTCACTACAACTGCTCTTGTCCTGGGCCTAGTCTTGGGGGGCTTTCTCGGATGGAGCAGTTTCCAACAAGACGATCCCATAACAATTGATAAGCCATATGATAGATCAGCAGAGATCTTGTATGGCTTCGATTTTTTGAGTGCTACGCCACAGGGAACCATTGAGGCGGCTACACTGGCGCTGCTCGAAAATGAGAGAGGGTTGTAG
- a CDS encoding ABC transporter permease, with protein sequence MKRLIAYWSILVKDMRTYYLKPPNVSWGIIFPLAWTGMFFIRSGSGLESVPQLLPGVVAISILFGTTSMLAVTVTFEKKNRSFERLLLAPIPFELLMFAKTSGAILFGVANAFVPVAMALFLTDLAHVDWALFVPAVVLIAVASTFLGLFIAVAVSEVFEAQTFSNFFRFPMIFLCGLFFPIEKLPVLLKPLSYVLPLTYGVDVLHGSVHGEHMMPFALDLIVLGIFCAGLFMASLRNIRSRWIA encoded by the coding sequence ATGAAGCGGTTAATCGCCTACTGGAGCATACTGGTCAAGGACATGCGGACCTACTATCTGAAACCGCCGAACGTCAGCTGGGGCATCATCTTCCCGCTGGCGTGGACCGGCATGTTCTTCATCCGGTCCGGCAGCGGCCTGGAGAGCGTCCCACAGTTGCTGCCCGGCGTGGTGGCCATATCCATCCTGTTCGGCACCACCTCCATGCTCGCCGTGACTGTGACCTTCGAGAAGAAGAACCGCTCCTTCGAGCGGCTTCTGCTTGCGCCCATCCCGTTCGAGCTGCTGATGTTCGCCAAGACAAGCGGGGCCATTCTCTTCGGCGTGGCCAACGCCTTCGTGCCTGTAGCCATGGCGCTGTTCCTTACCGATCTTGCGCATGTGGACTGGGCGCTTTTCGTGCCGGCCGTAGTCCTCATCGCCGTGGCCTCGACATTCCTGGGCCTGTTCATCGCCGTGGCGGTCAGCGAGGTGTTCGAAGCGCAGACGTTCTCCAACTTCTTCCGCTTCCCCATGATTTTCCTGTGCGGTCTCTTCTTCCCAATAGAGAAGCTGCCCGTTCTGCTCAAGCCGCTGTCTTATGTACTGCCGCTGACATACGGGGTGGACGTGCTCCACGGTTCGGTGCACGGCGAGCACATGATGCCCTTTGCGCTGGATCTGATCGTGCTCGGTATCTTCTGCGCCGGCCTGTTCATGGCGAGCCTGCGCAACATCAGGAGCCGGTGGATTGCGTAG